From one uncultured Bacteroides sp. genomic stretch:
- the argB gene encoding acetylglutamate kinase, protein MKEKLIIIKVGGKVVEEEATLSQLLNDFSAIQGYKILIHGGGRSATKIASSLGIESKMVNGRRITDAEMLKVVTMVYGGLVNKNIVAGLQSRGVNALGLTGADMNVIRSVKRPVKDVDYGFVGDVEQVDATILGDLIRKGIVPVMAPLTHDGNGNMLNTNADTIAGETAKALAAIFDVTLVYCFEKKGVLRDEADDNSVISQITRAEFDAYVAQGVIQGGMIPKLENSFSAINAGVSQVIITLSSAINKNEGTRIIK, encoded by the coding sequence ATGAAGGAGAAATTAATTATAATAAAAGTAGGTGGTAAGGTTGTTGAAGAAGAAGCTACATTGAGTCAGCTCCTGAACGACTTTTCTGCTATTCAAGGATATAAAATATTAATTCATGGTGGAGGGCGATCAGCGACAAAGATCGCCTCTTCGCTGGGAATTGAAAGTAAAATGGTCAACGGCCGCCGCATTACTGATGCTGAAATGCTTAAAGTGGTGACAATGGTGTATGGCGGACTGGTCAACAAGAATATTGTGGCCGGACTTCAGTCCAGAGGAGTGAATGCTTTGGGCTTGACAGGGGCAGATATGAATGTGATCCGTTCCGTAAAACGTCCCGTTAAAGATGTAGACTATGGTTTTGTAGGAGATGTGGAGCAGGTAGATGCGACTATTCTGGGAGATTTAATCCGAAAAGGAATTGTTCCGGTTATGGCTCCTCTCACACATGATGGCAATGGAAATATGCTGAATACTAATGCGGATACCATTGCCGGTGAGACAGCCAAAGCACTGGCTGCCATTTTTGATGTGACACTGGTCTATTGTTTTGAAAAGAAGGGAGTTCTTAGAGACGAAGCCGATGATAATAGTGTAATTTCCCAGATAACTCGTGCCGAATTTGATGCTTATGTAGCTCAGGGAGTTATTCAGGGAGGAATGATTCCGAAGTTAGAGAACTCTTTTTCTGCAATTAATGCAGGAGTGTCTCAGGTTATAATCACCTTATCTTCAGCGATTAATAAGAATGAAGGTACACGCATTATAAAATAA
- a CDS encoding shikimate kinase: MNRIFLIGYMGAGKTTLGKAFAKEMNLSFVDQDWYIEERFHKTVQEIFAERGEQGFRELERQILHEIAEFEDVVISTGGGAPCFFDNMDFMNQQGETVFLNVSPEVLFHRLKLASHSRPILRGKSNDELKAFIVKALVKRKPFYSKAKYVFNADELEDINQIKSSINRLKTLLGL, translated from the coding sequence ATGAACCGGATTTTCTTAATCGGATATATGGGTGCGGGAAAAACAACTCTTGGAAAGGCATTTGCAAAAGAGATGAATTTGTCTTTTGTTGATCAGGATTGGTATATTGAAGAACGCTTTCACAAAACGGTACAGGAGATCTTCGCTGAGAGAGGTGAGCAAGGGTTCAGGGAACTGGAACGCCAAATACTTCACGAAATTGCTGAATTTGAAGATGTTGTTATCTCAACCGGGGGAGGAGCTCCTTGTTTCTTTGATAATATGGACTTCATGAATCAGCAAGGAGAGACTGTCTTTTTAAATGTCAGCCCGGAAGTGCTGTTTCATCGTTTAAAGTTGGCTAGTCATTCTCGTCCTATTTTGCGCGGAAAAAGCAACGATGAACTTAAAGCTTTTATTGTTAAAGCTTTGGTTAAACGTAAACCTTTTTACTCTAAAGCAAAATATGTTTTTAATGCTGATGAACTGGAAGATATTAATCAGATCAAGTCGTCTATTAATAGGCTAAAAACGTTGCTGGGATTATAA
- the speA gene encoding biosynthetic arginine decarboxylase: MRKWRIEDSEELYNITGWGTSYFGINDKGHVIVTPRKNGVAVDLKELVDELQLRDVSAPMLLRFPDILDNRIEKTAKCFQIASEEYGYKGQNFIIYPIKVNQMRPVVEEIISHGKKFNLGLEAGSKPELHAVIAINTDSDSLIICNGYKDESYIELALLAQKMGKRIFLVVEKLNELKLIAKVAKRLNVMPNIGIRIKLASSGSGKWEDSGGDASKFGLTSSELLEALDFLEKKDLKECLKLIHFHIGSQVTKIRRIKTALREASQFYVQLHSMGFNVGFVDIGGGLGVDYDGTRSSNSESSVNYSIQEYVNDSISTLVDAADKNNIPHPNIITESGRSLTAHHSVLIFEVLETASLPEWDDDEVVNEDDHELLKELYSIWDTLNQNKMLEAWHDAQQIREEALDLFSHGIVDLKTRAQIERLFWSITREINQIASGIKHAPDEFRLLSKLLADKYFCNFSLFQSLPDSWAIDQIFPIMPIQRLEEKPDRSATLQDITCDSDGKVDNFISTRNVAHYLPVHSLKGKEPYYMGVFLVGAYQEILGDLHNLFGDTNAVHITVNEKGYNIDQIIDGETVAEVLDYVQYSPKKLVRTLETWVTSSVKNGRISVEEGKEFLSNYRSGLYGYTYLE, encoded by the coding sequence ATGAGAAAATGGCGTATTGAAGATTCAGAGGAACTTTACAACATCACTGGTTGGGGAACTTCGTACTTTGGTATCAATGACAAAGGGCATGTAATAGTTACCCCACGGAAAAACGGAGTGGCTGTCGACTTAAAGGAACTTGTTGATGAATTGCAACTGCGGGATGTTTCGGCTCCAATGTTATTGCGCTTTCCGGATATTCTGGATAACCGGATTGAGAAAACTGCAAAATGTTTTCAGATAGCATCAGAGGAGTATGGTTATAAAGGTCAGAACTTTATAATTTATCCAATCAAAGTGAATCAAATGCGCCCGGTAGTCGAGGAGATCATTAGTCATGGAAAGAAATTTAATTTAGGGCTGGAAGCCGGTTCTAAACCTGAATTGCATGCTGTAATCGCTATTAATACAGATTCAGACTCTTTAATTATTTGCAACGGATATAAAGACGAAAGTTATATTGAGCTGGCTCTTTTAGCCCAGAAAATGGGAAAAAGGATCTTTCTGGTAGTAGAAAAACTGAATGAGCTGAAATTAATAGCCAAGGTTGCCAAACGACTTAATGTAATGCCTAATATTGGTATCCGCATTAAACTGGCTTCTTCCGGTAGCGGTAAATGGGAAGATTCTGGCGGTGATGCCAGCAAGTTTGGACTGACTTCCAGCGAATTATTGGAAGCATTGGACTTCCTGGAAAAAAAAGACCTGAAAGAATGCCTGAAGCTGATTCATTTCCATATTGGAAGCCAGGTTACAAAAATACGTCGTATAAAAACTGCTTTGCGTGAAGCTTCCCAGTTCTATGTGCAATTGCACTCCATGGGCTTTAATGTGGGATTTGTAGACATTGGCGGTGGACTGGGTGTGGATTATGATGGAACCCGTTCTTCAAACAGCGAAAGCAGTGTGAATTATTCTATTCAGGAATACGTAAACGACTCTATTTCTACATTGGTAGATGCTGCCGACAAGAACAATATTCCTCATCCTAATATAATAACAGAGTCGGGACGTTCTTTAACAGCTCATCACTCAGTGCTGATATTTGAAGTTCTGGAAACTGCTTCTCTTCCTGAATGGGATGACGATGAGGTGGTGAATGAAGATGATCACGAATTGTTGAAGGAACTCTATTCTATCTGGGATACCTTGAATCAGAATAAAATGCTTGAGGCATGGCATGATGCTCAGCAGATTAGAGAAGAAGCGCTTGATTTGTTCAGCCACGGAATTGTGGATTTGAAAACCCGTGCTCAGATAGAGAGATTATTCTGGTCTATAACCCGGGAAATTAATCAGATTGCTTCAGGTATAAAACATGCACCTGATGAGTTTCGCTTGTTGTCCAAATTGCTGGCCGATAAATATTTCTGTAATTTCTCATTGTTCCAGTCTCTTCCGGATTCATGGGCTATTGATCAGATTTTTCCGATAATGCCAATTCAGCGGTTGGAAGAAAAACCGGATCGTTCTGCTACTTTGCAGGATATAACTTGTGATTCTGATGGGAAAGTCGATAATTTTATTTCTACCCGCAATGTGGCACATTACCTTCCTGTTCATAGCTTGAAGGGAAAAGAACCTTATTATATGGGCGTTTTTCTTGTCGGAGCTTATCAGGAAATTTTGGGCGATTTACATAATCTGTTTGGTGATACGAATGCGGTTCATATCACAGTAAACGAGAAAGGTTATAATATTGATCAGATTATTGATGGAGAAACTGTAGCTGAGGTATTGGATTATGTGCAGTACAGTCCCAAGAAACTGGTTCGTACGCTTGAAACATGGGTAACATCTTCTGTGAAGAATGGTCGTATCTCGGTGGAAGAAGGAAAAGAATTCTTGTCTAATTATCGTTCCGGGCTTTATGGATATACATATTTGGAATAG
- a CDS encoding deoxyribodipyrimidine photo-lyase: protein MKNRSRLLQDGTPGEGNVLYWMSREQRVTNNAALIFASYLAKENGKQLEVLFVIDDTYPGANLRSFTFMIEGMEEVKLQLESLGIPFCLQLGKIPSKVTEHIHLYRNAIVVMDFNPLRHALFWKNQLLSSVSIPVYEVDGHNIVPCWIASDKQEYAARTFRPKVNRLLTDYLYPLPQKETIKQELPFEQEIVDWKGVLSSLRINRNIAPSNKPSGEKAAREVLNTFINERIKDYTVERNHIRVNVCSELSPYIHFGQISTLEIALEVMRQCPADENREAFLEQLIVRKELAENFCYYNPYYDSFKGFPSWAQKSLLEHQSDEREYLYSRSEFEQAKTNDSLWNEAQNTLVQNGTMHNYLRMYWGKKILEWSVNAEEAMQTAIYLNDKYQLDGRDPNGYTGCAWCIGGVHDRPWFRHPVFGNVRYMGSKKLSHSK, encoded by the coding sequence ATGAAGAATCGCAGCCGTTTGCTTCAGGATGGAACACCCGGTGAAGGCAATGTTCTTTACTGGATGAGCAGAGAACAAAGAGTTACCAACAATGCCGCCCTGATCTTTGCATCTTATCTGGCCAAAGAAAATGGAAAACAGCTGGAAGTGCTTTTTGTGATCGATGACACCTATCCCGGTGCCAACCTGCGCAGCTTCACTTTTATGATTGAAGGAATGGAGGAGGTAAAGCTTCAGCTCGAATCTTTAGGAATTCCCTTCTGCCTCCAATTGGGAAAGATTCCGTCCAAAGTAACAGAGCATATTCATCTTTACAGGAATGCCATTGTGGTAATGGACTTTAACCCCTTGCGTCACGCTCTTTTCTGGAAGAACCAGTTACTGAGTTCCGTATCTATTCCTGTGTATGAAGTAGACGGACATAATATTGTTCCCTGTTGGATTGCATCCGACAAGCAAGAATACGCCGCCCGCACTTTTCGTCCAAAAGTTAACCGACTATTGACCGACTATCTATACCCATTGCCTCAAAAGGAAACGATAAAACAAGAACTTCCTTTTGAACAGGAAATCGTAGACTGGAAAGGTGTGCTCTCTTCTTTAAGGATAAACAGAAACATAGCTCCATCCAATAAACCATCCGGAGAGAAAGCTGCCCGAGAAGTTCTGAATACTTTCATTAATGAGCGGATAAAAGACTACACCGTGGAACGGAACCATATCAGAGTCAATGTCTGTTCGGAACTGTCGCCTTACATTCATTTCGGGCAGATTTCGACACTAGAGATTGCTTTGGAAGTAATGAGACAGTGCCCGGCTGACGAAAACAGAGAAGCCTTTCTGGAACAATTAATCGTTCGCAAAGAATTGGCTGAGAATTTTTGTTACTACAACCCATATTATGACTCTTTCAAAGGATTTCCTTCCTGGGCACAGAAATCGCTTCTGGAACATCAGTCCGATGAGCGCGAATATCTTTACTCTCGTTCTGAATTTGAGCAGGCCAAAACAAATGATTCTTTGTGGAATGAGGCACAGAACACCCTGGTTCAAAACGGAACCATGCACAATTATCTACGTATGTACTGGGGAAAGAAGATTCTGGAATGGTCGGTCAACGCAGAGGAAGCCATGCAGACAGCCATCTATCTGAACGACAAGTATCAGTTAGACGGAAGAGACCCTAATGGATACACTGGTTGTGCCTGGTGTATTGGTGGTGTGCACGACCGACCTTGGTTCAGACATCCGGTTTTCGGTAATGTACGCTATATGGGATCTAAGAAATTATCTCATTCGAAATAA
- a CDS encoding YgjP-like metallopeptidase domain-containing protein, which yields MVEKEYSDKELGKIIIRENVRARRIVMRTRPDALYVTVPEGIAMKEIQVTIEKFRVKLIRSKKKVERKRIDLDYKIDTEFFKLSLVSGKQSKFLAHSELGETKIICPPTANFEDEELQAWLRKVIEEALRKNAKIILPSLIDDLSKQHKLPYESLKVNSSQGRWGSCSSRKDINLSYYLLLLPSHLVDYVLLHELAHTKEMNHSDKFWTILNQLTQGKALELRGVLKGYSTDF from the coding sequence ATGGTAGAAAAAGAATATTCAGATAAAGAATTAGGCAAAATTATTATACGTGAAAACGTTCGTGCCCGCCGCATTGTGATGCGTACCCGTCCAGATGCCCTTTATGTTACTGTTCCCGAAGGAATTGCAATGAAGGAGATACAGGTAACCATTGAGAAATTTCGGGTGAAGCTAATCCGCTCTAAAAAGAAAGTGGAACGCAAACGGATTGACCTGGATTATAAAATTGATACAGAGTTCTTTAAGCTCTCTTTGGTAAGTGGCAAGCAAAGCAAGTTTCTGGCTCATTCTGAATTAGGAGAAACTAAAATAATTTGTCCGCCAACAGCTAATTTTGAGGATGAGGAGCTACAGGCATGGTTGAGAAAGGTTATCGAAGAGGCTCTCCGAAAGAATGCGAAAATTATTTTACCTTCTCTAATTGACGATCTTTCCAAACAGCATAAGCTGCCTTACGAGTCATTAAAAGTTAATTCCAGTCAGGGGAGATGGGGAAGTTGTTCTTCCCGTAAGGATATTAATCTTTCCTATTATCTGTTACTATTGCCTTCTCATCTTGTTGATTATGTGCTGCTTCATGAATTGGCTCATACCAAAGAGATGAATCATAGTGATAAATTCTGGACCATTCTCAATCAGTTAACTCAAGGTAAGGCTTTGGAATTGCGTGGTGTGCTCAAGGGATATTCTACCGATTTTTAA
- a CDS encoding DUF4252 domain-containing protein: MKSVLLILWMSLISISACAQDFASRFLENHRPDNNLTCEIISPKMIEKVMNLDVNDDGGMMNMISKLKSMQMVTTQVNGQKYYKEALGVLDKNSGRFEPYLSFEGKSENFQIMVRKKKNAILELVMLMCEKDDFTIINFTGNMSKDFITRLAKSMDPKAHN; the protein is encoded by the coding sequence ATGAAAAGTGTTCTTTTAATACTGTGGATGAGTTTGATTTCCATTTCGGCTTGTGCACAGGATTTTGCTTCTCGTTTTCTGGAGAATCATAGGCCGGATAACAATCTGACATGTGAGATCATTAGTCCAAAGATGATTGAGAAGGTTATGAATCTGGATGTGAATGATGACGGGGGAATGATGAATATGATTTCAAAGCTGAAGAGTATGCAGATGGTTACGACGCAAGTCAACGGGCAAAAGTATTACAAAGAGGCTTTAGGCGTTCTCGATAAGAATTCAGGCAGGTTTGAACCATATCTTTCGTTTGAGGGTAAATCTGAAAACTTTCAGATCATGGTTCGAAAAAAGAAGAATGCGATTTTAGAACTGGTAATGTTAATGTGTGAAAAAGATGATTTCACGATTATAAACTTTACCGGAAACATGAGTAAGGATTTTATAACCAGGTTGGCTAAGTCAATGGATCCTAAAGCTCATAATTAA
- a CDS encoding head GIN domain-containing protein, whose protein sequence is MNRKVKKIAGLVMAISLLTLNTGCLEAKRIKASGNYITKEIKVSNFNAIRLQGSEDVLYSQSTNGMTSVKVYASDNVMDLIDVRVENETLVVSHKKNFNIFGLGNNDKIKVIVYSPDLNNIRIQGSGDFLLKTAVKSSKMDISIQGSGDLKGNEIYCNELSTSIQGSGDLALDKIKCETVEASVQGSGDIALAGEAKNVSLKTQGSGDINAANLKGQNVTAITQGSGDIKCYATGYLKAQIHGSGDISYRGKPNIDFNQNKKLNKMD, encoded by the coding sequence ATGAACAGAAAAGTAAAAAAAATCGCCGGGTTAGTAATGGCAATATCTTTACTGACCTTAAATACGGGTTGTTTGGAAGCCAAGCGAATAAAGGCAAGCGGTAATTACATTACCAAAGAGATAAAAGTATCAAACTTTAATGCCATCAGGTTGCAAGGAAGCGAGGACGTGCTTTATTCTCAAAGTACAAACGGAATGACTAGTGTTAAGGTTTATGCATCAGACAATGTGATGGATCTGATAGATGTAAGAGTGGAAAACGAGACTTTAGTTGTCAGCCATAAAAAGAATTTCAACATATTCGGTTTAGGAAACAATGATAAAATAAAGGTAATTGTATACAGTCCTGATCTAAACAATATCAGAATACAGGGTTCTGGAGATTTTCTTCTTAAAACTGCTGTTAAATCAAGCAAAATGGATATCTCCATACAAGGTTCCGGAGACCTTAAAGGAAATGAAATTTATTGCAATGAGCTGTCAACATCCATACAAGGTTCTGGAGATCTGGCACTTGACAAGATAAAGTGCGAAACGGTAGAGGCAAGTGTGCAAGGTTCAGGAGATATTGCTTTAGCCGGAGAGGCAAAGAATGTATCTCTGAAAACACAGGGATCGGGAGATATCAATGCTGCAAATCTGAAAGGGCAGAATGTCACGGCTATCACACAAGGTTCAGGGGACATCAAATGCTATGCAACCGGTTACTTAAAAGCCCAGATTCATGGAAGTGGCGATATCTCTTACAGAGGAAAGCCCAATATTGATTTTAATCAAAACAAGAAATTAAACAAAATGGATTAA
- a CDS encoding lactonase family protein: protein MLKKLMLMSISALMLSSFTTKENTQEKTTNSNLYLLIGTYTSGTSKGIYVYRFNTETGEANYVSEVDGLSNPSYLNLSRDEKFVYSVGENEADGGLAYALSFDKKNGKLTYLNAQQTHGGSPCYINIDPKGQYVITANYTSGNVSVFKIKKDGTLLPASQVIAFDKKDEKELQSVSHLHCVAFSPDGKYLFADDLGKDKVHKFNLNYSTQRSTSDSFLQAGEPSAFNIEKGSGPRHLTFHPNGKYAYLINELSGKVTVFQYKNGLLKDIQYIASDTTSGTTKKGSADIHLTPDGKYLYASNRLKADGIAIFKVNQLNGKLTKVGYQLTGIHPRNFIITPNGKLLLVAARDSNSIQIFKINPKNGLLEDTGKTIGIDKPVCLKFASMK, encoded by the coding sequence ATGCTCAAAAAATTAATGCTAATGAGTATTTCTGCTTTAATGCTCTCCTCTTTCACCACTAAAGAAAATACTCAGGAGAAGACTACTAACAGCAACCTTTATCTGCTTATCGGGACTTATACTTCAGGAACAAGCAAAGGAATCTACGTTTACCGTTTCAATACAGAAACCGGAGAAGCAAACTATGTCAGTGAAGTTGACGGCCTGTCAAACCCTTCCTATTTAAATCTCTCCCGAGATGAGAAGTTTGTTTATTCTGTAGGCGAAAATGAAGCAGATGGCGGTTTGGCTTATGCACTCTCTTTTGATAAAAAGAATGGTAAACTGACTTATCTCAATGCGCAACAGACACATGGCGGATCTCCCTGTTACATCAATATAGACCCAAAAGGGCAATATGTAATTACAGCTAATTATACCAGTGGAAACGTTTCGGTCTTTAAAATAAAGAAAGATGGAACGCTGCTTCCTGCCAGTCAGGTCATCGCTTTCGACAAGAAAGATGAAAAAGAGCTTCAGTCTGTTTCTCATTTACATTGCGTTGCTTTTTCACCAGACGGAAAATATCTTTTTGCAGACGATTTAGGAAAAGACAAAGTACATAAATTCAATCTAAACTATTCTACCCAAAGAAGTACCTCCGATTCTTTTCTGCAAGCGGGAGAGCCTTCAGCCTTTAACATAGAAAAAGGATCCGGTCCAAGACATCTTACTTTCCATCCCAATGGAAAATACGCTTATCTGATTAATGAACTATCCGGTAAGGTTACTGTCTTTCAATATAAAAACGGATTATTAAAAGACATCCAATACATTGCATCCGATACAACTTCGGGGACAACAAAAAAAGGAAGTGCAGATATTCACCTCACTCCTGATGGAAAATATCTGTATGCTTCTAACCGCTTAAAGGCAGACGGCATTGCCATCTTTAAAGTGAATCAACTAAACGGTAAACTCACAAAAGTAGGTTACCAGTTAACTGGCATTCATCCCCGAAATTTCATTATCACACCTAATGGCAAGCTCTTGTTAGTTGCAGCCCGGGATAGTAATTCTATTCAGATATTTAAAATCAATCCCAAGAATGGACTGCTGGAAGATACCGGAAAAACAATTGGCATTGATAAACCTGTTTGCCTGAAGTTTGCAAGTATGAAATAG
- a CDS encoding sigma-70 family RNA polymerase sigma factor — MQEISFRNDILPLKDKLFRVALRITFNRVEAEDVVQDTMIRVWNKRDEWSQLESIEAYCLTVCRNLAIDRSQKMEAQNESLTPELEQKAVASGPYDQLVNEERMKLIHQLINELPEKQRVIMQLRDIEGKSYKEISEVLLLTEDQVKVNLFRARQKIKQRYTDIENYGL, encoded by the coding sequence ATGCAAGAAATCAGCTTCCGAAACGACATACTGCCACTGAAAGATAAGCTTTTTCGTGTGGCACTTCGAATCACCTTTAACAGGGTTGAAGCAGAAGATGTGGTTCAGGATACGATGATCCGGGTCTGGAACAAGCGTGATGAGTGGTCACAGCTGGAATCGATTGAGGCTTATTGTTTAACTGTTTGCAGAAACTTAGCCATAGACCGAAGCCAGAAGATGGAAGCTCAAAACGAGTCGTTAACTCCCGAATTGGAACAAAAAGCTGTTGCATCTGGTCCTTATGATCAATTAGTGAACGAAGAAAGAATGAAACTGATTCACCAGTTGATTAATGAACTGCCCGAAAAGCAACGTGTAATCATGCAACTTCGGGATATTGAGGGTAAAAGTTATAAAGAAATATCAGAAGTACTGCTACTAACAGAGGATCAGGTTAAAGTGAATCTCTTTAGAGCAAGACAAAAGATAAAACAAAGGTACACAGACATAGAAAATTATGGATTATAA
- a CDS encoding cupin domain-containing protein, which yields MKRESLDFQFENEMTWEVPGPGVKRQIMGYNNNLMMVKVKFEKGAIGSVHTHSHTQATYVVSGTFEFTNNGERKIVKPGDGVYIKPDAPHGCVCLEAGILIDTFSPIREDFIKE from the coding sequence ATGAAAAGAGAAAGTTTAGATTTTCAATTTGAAAACGAGATGACTTGGGAGGTTCCGGGCCCAGGAGTTAAACGTCAGATTATGGGTTACAACAACAATCTTATGATGGTTAAAGTAAAGTTTGAAAAAGGGGCCATCGGGTCAGTTCATACACATTCGCACACACAAGCAACTTATGTAGTAAGTGGAACATTTGAATTTACAAATAACGGAGAACGAAAAATAGTAAAACCAGGAGACGGAGTTTATATAAAACCGGATGCACCTCATGGATGTGTTTGTCTGGAAGCAGGTATTCTAATAGATACTTTCAGCCCTATCAGAGAAGATTTTATCAAAGAATAA